The nucleotide sequence AGTCATTGATATACATGTTATATGGGGGAGAAGTCAGGTTTGAGCTGCCTGACGATAAGAAAAAACCATAACCAACGCTATGTCTTTTACCTCTTTTCAGCTTCACACCTGGTCCTTTCCGAGACGGTAAGCTGAGGCTCTGATATACAGCGGCAATGGATATCAGATCTTTTGAGTTACAGGTCATCTTTTCGATCTTTTGAGCCAAAGCAGGCTGGTCATACGTTAAATACTTCAGCTGACCTTTAAACTTTTCGGCTTTAGCAAGTAACCGGCTATCTTCTTCCGCATCACCTGTTAGTCTGGCACGATGGTCAAGTTCGATTACAGACGTATCTTTCATGGCAAAATAGTGATCTTTTGAATCATCCGGGTAATAGAGAATATTTAGTGATCCCTGATATATGTATTCCAAGAATTGAGGAATATGAACTTCCGGAGTCAGGTACATACCGGAGACATAATACTTACCATCGGTGAAACAAAAAGATCTTAGTTGCTGCGGTGTATATATTGTCTTTTTTTGATCTGATTTTGATTTGAACACACAGCTTTTTGCATTTGCTCCTTCTCCTCTGAGGTTAATTAGCCCATAAACTGTATCACCTTGCAAAGTAATTATATACCCCGTTCTGAAATCAGATTGCGCTTTTAATGTCAAAATAAATAACACTGACAATAGCAGCAAGGGGAATCGTTTGTGTATTAGTACTCTCATATATGGTTATTTGTTTTTATCTTGGCTAACGTTGGAACTCTCGTGATCTAAATCCGATATACTCCAGAAAGCTAAAGCTCATCTATCTCACCGGTTTTGAGGTATCGTATCCCAGTTCGTAGTAATGGTTATTGTTGTAACCAAACTCCTGGATTATTTGCAGGCCTATTTTTCGGGTGTGAGCTTCAAACGACCTGGTATTGACTTTATTGATAAAGGTAATAAGTATAGGATATCTCTTTGCCATCTCTGCCCGGGCAAAGTCAAATATATCAACAAGTAAGCCACTTCCCCGGTATTGTTTATCGATACACACAGGGCCATACTGATAGGAGTTATCTACTGAAAGCTTTTGTCCAAGATATTCGAGGTCTGACAAACCTTCAATCATATATGCAAACATTGGCCATGCCGACCAGTATTGCCAGGAAGCCGCCATTACAAAAGCGATAACCTGATCATTTTCTTTGGCAATAAAGAGCCCATTTTCTTCATTGATTAATCGGGTAAGTTGCTCTCTTGTAAAAAGAGTGGTTATAAAACCATCTTTTTTGTCCTCTTCATCGATAGTAGTAATGTGATATTTCTTTTGAAGTTCGAGCACACCATCGATGTCTTCTTTTTTGGCTATTGCACGATTTATAGATACTGCATTCTTCCCCGGTTCTACGTAGCCTGTGATTCACCCCAAAGCCCTTATAAACAGCACGAAGACCTATGTCGTAGCTGTAGCTTTATTGAAATTTTCTAGGATCCGGGGTTGTAAATTTATAATTCAGATCACGTTCTAATCGATTTGTCAATATTTTCCTTCCTCGAAGTTGACTTTCGCATTGAATTTTATCCTGAATACCTTTTTGGTAATTAATAACATCAATTTTTCTGGGATGTAAAGGCGCTACAACATTGTAGGTTTTGCCACTAACATTTTCTTCTATCATTTGATTAATTACAAGGCATATATCATTGTAATGAACATGGTTGACAATTTGATCAAGATCTGATATTTTATACTTACTGAGAACTCTGTCATCTCCCATTAATCCACCCAATCGTAGAATATTCAATTGTGGAAATTTGCTTTTGATTAAATTCTCAACAAAAAGAATATTCTGATCCAGATCATCTTCTTCAAATGTATCTTCTTCAATGTCTGTATCTATTTGTGGATATATCCCTATTGAACTCATTAGAAAAATATGCTTCTTAAAACCACTAATCAATAAGCTCATATTCTCAAAACGATTTTCCAGTTGTTTTATATTCGTTTGTTTTGAAAATGGAACAGTAATGATTATTGCATCAAGATTGTTTATTATACCACAGCCTCTTTGTCCATGCATTATTTCATCATCTGAAAACTTTATGGCAATAGCCTCAAATCCCAGTGAACACAGTTTGCTTTTTTTTATTGCTGACGTGGTCGTTGCATATATTTTATAATCAGAATAGAAGTGAGATGCTATACGAAAGCCTAACCAACCACAACCTATAATACCCATCTTTTTCATACGTCATTATTTATTTTGTTTTGGCTACGTATGGAACTCGCATACGATGTCATACTCTTTGATGAACTTTGGTTCATGCTCGTTTCATATCAAGATTATTTAATCAATTGACTCCAGTTATCCGAAGACTGCAAAACCGCACTCAGCCGTTAGGCGACAAGCACCGCCTTTTGAAAATCAAGGCCTCCTGGCCCTACCTTAGTGTAAAAAACTCCTAACTTTCAGAACGACCACCAAAAATAACCATTCCTTCCCGATTATCCACCTCAAGTCCCTTCATTATGCAGAAAGCTGCTCCAGAGATTGAACTGAAACTACTTTCGTATTTTGCTATCGTATATTTTTGCAAGCCGGGAGGCTTGTTTTTAGCAATGACGAAAACAGAGTTTTCGCCAAATTACCGAACTACGGCCATCATACCTACAGGAAACAGGGAATTCAAATCAGCGGTTAAAAACCGCTGCACCCGGAAAGTCCCACCGGTTGGAGATATTCATCAAATCATCACATACTACGATAGTTCTTCTATTTTCTTTTATCCGGCGCGACAGGATAATGATATTTACCCTGTTTATCATTATCCTGCTATCAGGATTATCTATTCCGCAGCATTTTACTTTTATCCTGCTATCAGGATTTGACTTCCATCACACTTAATCAAAATCTTGCTATCAGGATTTTACTATCATTCACTTTTAATCCATATCCTGGTATCAGGTTTTTGCATTCAGTTGCATTTAACCAAAATCCTGCTATCAGGTTTTAGCAGTCATTCGCATTTGAACAATATCCTGGTATCAGGATTTACAGTCATTTGCATTCTATTAAAATCCTGCTATCAGGATTATACAGTATTTCACTTTTAGACTTATCCTGGCTACCACTATTCGTATCAACCGCAGCAACCATAAAGCCTCAACTGGCTGGATATCTTGCGGCAGCTATAAGAAGAATCCCCTGTTCTGCATAAGTCAAACAACAACCTCAATACGCATAAAAAAGCCGTAACAAGCTATTGAGCAACCAACTATGTCTACATCCCTTTTTATTCCAGGTTCTCCAAATCAGCACACAGCGCCTAGTTCATGTCTTGAGCGCAGCGGGGACTTGGACTCAAAACTATATCAGTTTTCAAACTGAATATTTCTCAAACAGTTACAAACTGCTCTTGTTTTAGGTCCAAGTTTTGAAAACTTGAACCAGGAGTTACCTTCAATGCTTACGACAAGAAGGGGATAGCTAAGCCGTCGCCAAACTACCTAACTGCGATTATTGTACATTACCGGAAACAGGTGGCCTATAAAAACGAAGATTACTACTAATTTCTTTCCAAAGATGCTCATATGCTTCTTCATCCGTCAAGAAATATTCATATGAGCTTCTATCTCCTTTTTCGCTTAAATAGAAAAACTCCCAGAAAGAATGAGCTTTTGTCAAAATTAAAGCATCTGGTTTTAACCCTTTATTTAAAGAGTACCATGTTTCTGGAACATTATTAACCTTCAATTTTTCTTCCAATTCTTCTTTTGTCATAATGAATGTACCATTAAAAAAGTTCATCCCCCCGTCCTGACAAAACCGCAGTCAGCCGTTCAACGACAGAATCCGACAAGCGGCGTGAAGCCGCTGTTCGGTGTGGGCTTCGAGACGCTTCCCGGCAAGCGAACAGCGGCTCTAAGCCGCTTGTCGCGTTGAGCTAAATCAAAACCTTCAGGTCTTAGCCAAGAAATAAACCGTCTGATCCTCCGAACGATCATCAAAAAATAACAAATCCAGTCTGATTAATCCATCTTATCCCTCCCTTTTTCTTCCAAGTTCACCAAATCAGCACACAGCAACTATTTCAAGTTTGTTATTCAAAACAACTGACTTTCGTAGGCTGGTATCTGGTATCGCTGGGGTTTAATAAGAAAAACGTCACAAAAGTCCCCAACTCTTGTGACGTTTTTTAGTGCTATCCGCAAAGCCCATTAAAGTTACAAACAAAGAACGAAATATTGATAGTGAACTAATAAAAAAAGGGAAGGACTAAATGATTCGTTTTTTATGATAATATGACTTTTGTGGCTTTTCTTCCAACAACAACAAGATAAGCTCCACTATCAAGATTAAACTCAATAGACCCTACCACATTGTTTCTGGTTTTTAGTAATTTACCATTAAGGGTATATACTTCTACCTTTCTATTATCTACGCCCTCTATTCTTATCTTATTATTACTTGCGTATATTTTATACGAATTATTTATTTGTACATCATTCAATCCTGTACTTCTGTTGGCATCGACAAAACCTA is from Parabacteroides sp. FAFU027 and encodes:
- a CDS encoding outer membrane beta-barrel protein yields the protein MRVLIHKRFPLLLLSVLFILTLKAQSDFRTGYIITLQGDTVYGLINLRGEGANAKSCVFKSKSDQKKTIYTPQQLRSFCFTDGKYYVSGMYLTPEVHIPQFLEYIYQGSLNILYYPDDSKDHYFAMKDTSVIELDHRARLTGDAEEDSRLLAKAEKFKGQLKYLTYDQPALAQKIEKMTCNSKDLISIAAVYQSLSLPSRKGPGVKLKRGKRHSVGYGFFLSSGSSNLTSPPYNMYINDYNEIKSLDFKTAMTYEVGANVDFYPDYSGRNRFCIQLSPALNFVEYKSNVERPLEPLLYIYNLDIKFTALKIPVLLKYSFNSSSRKFIPFMKGGPGCMIYLSSKGYYEYYSTPLWNQIKPETTYIKPLNDISGDVKFYITVGTGVDMKCGKRLLTVGANYLHGEGQLKGLRSDLQLQVGYTF